CTCTgtgtaaatgtacaaatataaatggaaTCGTTTTTGTTCACCTTGAACCTCTCTTTCAGCACCTTGTAGTTTTAAACAATTTCCCATGGATGACATTGTGAAcacataatttaaacataacaTGCCCTTTTTTTGgccattaaaaacaatacaaatataaaaaatggctTGTGAACATTGGCTGTTGTTTGGGTCTCCTTTCCCTTTGAAAATCCTTCTAAAGTGTTTCCTCAGCAGTAAGCCTACGCCAAGATTTCATCTCTCTGTAAAGAAAGACAGTGTAGAAAGTTGTCAAGATGCTGCGAAGATATTATTTAAAGACATAACTGTCTATTACATACTTCCATAATGTACATTCCTATCAAAATGACCAACATTTTAGAAACATGATGGTAATATGATGGCACCAGCGCAGTGCTCGTGCGACGTTGTGAAACTCAAGTCACAGCAGAGGATCAAGCACCGCTTGCTAAATCTGGAAGGTGATGATTGCTCCACACGGGTTTTCCTCAGACTGTTGTGTAACTCACGCATACTCGCAAAAGGATGGTGACAACGTGCCACAGGAATGCAACACCAACAACGCGCACTTTGGTTACGCCGCGGAACgcaaaacaacaggaaaaagaCTCACATGTTGCAGACGGGCAAAATTCTTTCTCGCTGGGGCTTCTTGAATTTCCTCAGGAAGGCAGGAAGTTTGAGCTTGCATCTGGAGTGCTTGGGGGCGGGTCTAACAGGCGGATGGGAAAAGACGCAGGTGTTAACGAATGAGGAGAGGCACTGCAGTGCATCCTGCCAACGGCATTTGATTGAAACGTTTAAATCTGTTGTCGttgtttataatatttaaaacatacatttgcaaaaccgtttattatttttgcgATTACATGCGATAATATTGAATGTTGACATCGTGTTATGCATGATAATGAAATTTGTACAATTGCAAGGCAGTTGACCTGAAGGAAGAGGTATCCACCCATCCAAAAATAGCCTCTCCCTGCCCCTGACAGAGCCACATCTGAAGTAAATCCATAGCATATATACAGACCTTGTGTTTATAAACTAGTAGCTACTTGTCCTCATATTTTATCTTTCTGTTGATGGGGAAGAGAGTGGGTTTGCATTAATTTCATAGATAATGGCCAAATAACTCTATACTACCTGGAGAACAGcaggaaggtgtgtgtgcgtgtgtgtgtgtgtgtgcgtgcgtgtgtgcatgcgcgtgcgtgtgtgtgtgcgcgcatgcatgaGCGCATGCCATGGGACACTCACCGTtcagcctgcactgcagcctgcGTCTGTTTGCCAgcgtccccctcctcctcctcctcctcctcctcttcctcttcgcTCTCGGCGATCTGGTCCCAGACCTTGGTGTCGACCcacagcgcctcctgcaggccCAGGCCGCGCCCCACGCAGGTCACCTGGCGGCAGAGCGGGCAGCGCACGGTCAGCATGCCGCTCTTGGGCTGCGCCATCAGCTCCAGGCAGGGCGCGCAGAACGTGTGCCGGCAGTGGAGCACGCGGGGCACCCTCTCCCTCCGGGAGTAGGCCGCGTAGCAGACCCCGCACTCCCTGTCCTCGCACAGCACCATGGCTCCGCCGCAGCgctgcagtcagagagagagagagagacggcacGTTATTCTCTAAAAACACGCGAATCAGAGAAGCCGATCAAACAgcgccctccctcctctcccagaAAACGCGTGAGATATTCATATGGCACAGGCACGTGGTAAGGCGAATATCTAAGATCCAGGAAGTTTTTTTCCTAATACATTGTGTTCATAGAATCTGTATATTAGGAGCACATCCGTTATTGCCACAAACCAGCTATACAATGTTTAATGTATCGTAGAATGGCATACTTTAGTGTCCCATATGCATTGACACTGCACATAATGCAAAGGACAATAACAGACAGATTTTATGTAATATGTATACATTTGAAATGGTATAATTGCCAATACTTCAGTTCATTTGAGATTTAAAGAGTATAGTTTCACTCTAAAATATCAGCTGTAGTGGTGGTTAGGGttaaagcaaatatttaatatttatttaaacaaaaatgaagaaaagtcAACTTTGGAAAGTACTTCCTACCTGTGCTTAAATTAAGTCTCATCTCTACTACTGCTTTTTATTGGCCTAGTTTTTGGAAACCCATGTGTGCTTTTAGTGTACATAACTTTGagatacatttcattaaatctATTTTAGAATTCTtcttctaattattattattattattatcattattattttattattattagtcgtcactgatatttttaaatatataatatcatgGGCCTAAACCCAATGGCATAAGATCTTGAATGTCAAAACACGTCAAGTTAACTCTTTATAGGTACATTCAGTTAAATACATTCATGAAgccatttcataatttattacacAAATTTATGTATTAGTGAATATTTTAGATTTTCCTAGATTAAT
This is a stretch of genomic DNA from Anguilla rostrata isolate EN2019 chromosome 4, ASM1855537v3, whole genome shotgun sequence. It encodes these proteins:
- the im:7152348 gene encoding E3 ubiquitin-protein ligase RNF186, which translates into the protein MVLCEDRECGVCYAAYSRRERVPRVLHCRHTFCAPCLELMAQPKSGMLTVRCPLCRQVTCVGRGLGLQEALWVDTKVWDQIAESEEEEEEEEEEEGDAGKQTQAAVQAERPAPKHSRCKLKLPAFLRKFKKPQRERILPVCNIEMKSWRRLTAEETL